GTCTTCAGTAGAATGCTGATCACCTGCTGTTTAATAGACGTGTAATATCCGATCAGTTTACGGTCACAAGCCTCATAGGCTTCCAGAAAACAGTTCATGGCGCGATGATAATCATGTACCGGAGCAAGAGGAAGTGTTCTAAGCTTTTCGATCGTTTCCTCTGATTCTGCTGCCTCCCACGGATCTACATCCTCTCTGGGATGTTCAATAATATCCACGTGCAGGCATAATTCATCCATGGCCTCTTGGGAATCCGCCTCCTGATAATGAACAAGACCCGGACCCGTTAAATACAGCATGCCTTCAGAGAGCGGATGCATCTCATCCCCCAAAATGACTTTTCCTTTCCCTCTCGGGATGAAATGGAACTCGAATTCCGCATGGTTATGAAAATCAACGATTCTGCCTGCCGGAAAAGAAGTCAGATGAAATCGCAGAACCCTTATCTCGTAATGTCCCCACAGGATCGAGACATCCAGTCTTTCCAGGATATCCTGTCGTTCAAGCATCTTCTCAAAAGGATATCGGCTCAATGTGGCACCTCCCAATACCTATCCCTGTAACTCTTTCAAGGAGATTTTGCGCCCTTCCTTCGCAGAAAGGTTGGCTGCCTCCATCAGGCGAGTTAACTGAGTAGCCGTCTGCAAATTCTCGGTAGCCATCGTATCATTCTGAATATGGGATACCCACTGGCTGAATGCG
Above is a window of Paenibacillus sp. E222 DNA encoding:
- a CDS encoding helix-turn-helix domain-containing protein, encoding MSRYPFEKMLERQDILERLDVSILWGHYEIRVLRFHLTSFPAGRIVDFHNHAEFEFHFIPRGKGKVILGDEMHPLSEGMLYLTGPGLVHYQEADSQEAMDELCLHVDIIEHPREDVDPWEAAESEETIEKLRTLPLAPVHDYHRAMNCFLEAYEACDRKLIGYYTSIKQQVISILLKTVRAYDIGGNRAEAPVRDMSVYRYDYAIQYMEANHPSAVTLENVAEKLHISSRQLQRIFYQVQPEMPFSRVLEDIRLRAVCRNLEESNVSIEQIALASGFTNANYLHAVFRKRLGMTPSAFRKMKQPNQK